GCATCAGGATATGCTCGGAGGCGGAGTTCAGACCAGAGAGATGACACTGCCAGGTTTCAAACATGATGTATGTTCTACATGGCATGGTTTTATTTGCCCGAATCCTGTATTAAAGGATGATGAGCTTGAA
This sequence is a window from Pseudomonadota bacterium. Protein-coding genes within it:
- a CDS encoding NAD(P)-binding protein; this translates as MSKYDVIVAGGGHNGLMAGSYLAKAGLNVCVVEHQDMLGGGVQTREMTLPGFKHDVCSTWHGFICPNPVLKDDELE